Proteins encoded by one window of Cellvibrio sp. KY-GH-1:
- a CDS encoding type II secretion system F family protein codes for MAIFEFKGRNAEGRLISGQLDASSPDAAASQLLGRGITPVEVKAFIEKLSFSERFARATNSGKVEAVELIMFCRQMHTISRAGIPLVKGLRGLSASLCNYTFQQALNDIVERLEAGVELSVAMRAHPKIFNNLFVSLVNVGENSGRLDLVFKQLSEYMERDLNTIKSIKTALRYPTFVLVAISIAITVINIKVIPAFAGMFEKFGAQLPLPTRILIGISDFFVNYWMYLFAAVAGLVGWVYHYVNTPEGSRVWGRKKLRVIIIGDIIERASLARYSRSFGLMLNAGLPINTALELSARAIDNPYLGDKIRAIRAGIERGEGLYQTHLVSGMFTPLVLQMISVGEESGQVDALLAEVALFYESEVEYDVKQLSDRIEPIMIVIMAAFVVVLALGIFLPMWDMYNIQK; via the coding sequence ATGGCAATTTTCGAATTCAAAGGGCGTAACGCTGAAGGGCGATTAATTTCCGGGCAATTGGATGCTTCCAGCCCCGACGCGGCAGCAAGCCAGTTGTTGGGCCGGGGAATTACCCCCGTAGAAGTCAAAGCATTTATTGAAAAACTGAGCTTTTCTGAGCGGTTCGCCAGAGCGACTAACAGTGGCAAAGTAGAAGCCGTTGAGCTGATTATGTTTTGCCGGCAAATGCACACTATTTCGCGCGCGGGGATTCCGTTGGTGAAAGGTTTGCGCGGCTTATCAGCGTCCTTGTGTAATTATACGTTTCAACAGGCGCTTAACGATATTGTGGAACGTCTGGAAGCGGGTGTGGAATTATCCGTGGCGATGCGTGCCCATCCGAAAATTTTTAATAATTTATTTGTTAGTCTGGTGAATGTGGGGGAAAACTCTGGCCGGCTGGACTTGGTATTCAAACAGCTCAGTGAATACATGGAGCGTGATTTGAATACGATCAAGAGTATTAAAACTGCATTGCGTTACCCAACCTTTGTGTTGGTTGCTATCTCAATTGCGATCACCGTTATCAATATCAAGGTAATTCCGGCATTTGCTGGAATGTTTGAAAAGTTCGGTGCGCAATTACCTCTGCCAACACGAATTCTGATCGGCATTTCCGATTTTTTTGTTAATTACTGGATGTATCTATTTGCTGCAGTCGCGGGTTTGGTAGGTTGGGTTTATCACTACGTCAATACTCCCGAAGGTAGCCGCGTATGGGGGCGAAAAAAGCTGCGGGTTATTATCATTGGCGACATTATTGAGCGAGCCTCCTTGGCGCGCTATTCGCGTTCGTTTGGATTAATGCTTAATGCTGGCCTGCCGATTAATACCGCCTTGGAGCTAAGCGCACGCGCCATCGACAATCCTTACCTGGGCGATAAAATTCGCGCAATTCGCGCGGGTATCGAGCGCGGGGAAGGGCTTTACCAAACCCATCTGGTGAGTGGCATGTTTACTCCGCTGGTATTGCAAATGATTTCCGTTGGGGAGGAGAGTGGGCAGGTGGATGCACTGCTTGCTGAAGTCGCACTGTTTTATGAAAGTGAGGTGGAGTACGACGTTAAGCAGCTCAGTGACCGAATTGAGCCCATTATGATCGTGATCATGGCGGCATTTGTCGTCGTATTGGCGTTGGGTATTTTCTTGCCCATGTGGGACATGTACAACATCCAAAAGTGA
- a CDS encoding type II secretion system protein, translating into MKQQSGFTLIELIAVIVILGILAATALPRFIDLSDAAEDAALNGVAGSLGSAMAMNYAAAVARSAGITSGTAHVAITDCNQVGTILVGGMPAGYTVASQAIATLGVTATCVVTQTSSTKTANFQGVGAP; encoded by the coding sequence ATGAAACAACAATCTGGTTTTACCTTAATCGAATTAATTGCAGTTATTGTGATTTTGGGAATTCTCGCTGCAACCGCACTGCCGCGTTTTATTGATTTATCTGATGCCGCTGAAGATGCAGCGTTAAATGGAGTTGCAGGTAGTTTGGGTAGTGCCATGGCTATGAATTATGCAGCAGCAGTTGCCCGGTCGGCTGGTATTACTTCGGGTACTGCCCATGTTGCTATTACTGACTGCAACCAGGTTGGCACTATATTAGTTGGAGGAATGCCCGCCGGATACACAGTTGCTTCACAGGCAATTGCAACGCTTGGTGTTACCGCTACTTGCGTCGTAACGCAAACGTCATCAACAAAAACTGCCAATTTCCAAGGCGTAGGTGCGCCATAA
- a CDS encoding MSHA biogenesis protein MshD, with amino-acid sequence MPLPTKRTLKKWQLGVSLIEMVIFIVIVSVAMIPLISADRQAMMHNVDPLIRIRAVEAAQSLLDEILALKYDEQTPTGGIPACSSVQAGSVACNNNPDSNRNDVDDYQGWSDVPYTGYARSVRVTTNANIKLVEVSVTTPTGETILLAAERANF; translated from the coding sequence ATGCCTTTGCCAACTAAAAGAACGCTAAAAAAATGGCAGTTAGGTGTGAGCCTGATTGAAATGGTTATTTTTATTGTCATCGTCAGCGTGGCGATGATTCCACTTATCAGTGCCGATCGTCAGGCGATGATGCATAACGTTGATCCACTCATTCGCATTCGCGCTGTCGAAGCGGCGCAATCCTTACTTGATGAAATTCTCGCGCTTAAATACGATGAGCAGACACCAACGGGTGGAATTCCTGCATGCTCTTCGGTGCAAGCTGGATCGGTAGCTTGTAATAATAATCCGGATTCGAACAGAAACGATGTAGATGATTATCAGGGATGGAGCGATGTTCCTTACACCGGTTATGCGCGTAGCGTTAGGGTAACCACCAACGCTAATATCAAATTGGTAGAGGTCAGCGTAACCACGCCAACGGGTGAAACTATATTGCTAGCCGCCGAGCGAGCAAATTTCTGA
- a CDS encoding type II secretion system protein, which produces MINSHFIKQGKQQKRPWQHSGFTLIEMVAVIVILAILATIGTGFVVQTTEGYQRTQSRALLANTARQALERMTRQLRMALPNSVRVLNGGSCIEFMPIVAGGNYFNPVADGTNGVAPTASIPASLVTVDFGTARHLVIGANQPTEIYAAVAAARETYNGYATNALQIGTARQWARNSMGKRYYLLDNPLAFCVVNSELRFYGNLTVTDTPPTGAFDILARGVTSTTPFSLAAGSENRNTRVDIALGISSSGETLTYTQGVFIRNVP; this is translated from the coding sequence ATGATAAATTCTCATTTTATTAAGCAGGGGAAGCAACAGAAAAGGCCGTGGCAGCACAGCGGCTTTACGCTGATTGAAATGGTTGCGGTTATTGTAATTTTAGCCATTCTTGCCACCATAGGCACCGGCTTCGTTGTGCAAACGACGGAGGGATATCAGCGTACCCAGTCGCGCGCATTGCTGGCCAATACAGCGCGGCAAGCATTGGAACGCATGACCCGCCAACTGCGAATGGCGTTACCTAATTCGGTGCGCGTTTTGAATGGCGGCAGTTGCATTGAATTTATGCCGATTGTTGCGGGGGGAAATTACTTTAACCCTGTGGCCGATGGAACTAACGGTGTTGCGCCAACGGCAAGCATTCCTGCTTCGTTGGTCACGGTGGATTTTGGTACAGCGCGTCATTTGGTGATAGGCGCAAACCAGCCAACAGAAATTTATGCTGCTGTAGCTGCCGCGCGCGAAACCTACAATGGTTACGCGACTAATGCATTGCAAATTGGAACGGCAAGGCAGTGGGCGCGTAACTCTATGGGGAAGCGTTATTATTTGCTGGATAATCCATTGGCGTTTTGTGTGGTGAATTCAGAGCTGCGTTTTTATGGCAATCTCACGGTAACGGATACACCACCTACGGGTGCGTTCGATATTCTTGCACGAGGAGTCACTAGTACCACTCCTTTTAGTCTCGCTGCGGGTAGTGAAAATCGTAATACTCGCGTTGATATTGCATTAGGTATTTCCAGTAGCGGTGAAACACTCACTTACACGCAGGGGGTTTTTATTCGCAATGTCCCCTGA
- a CDS encoding MSHA biogenesis protein MshP has protein sequence MSPDIYLIKSSAHQRGFLLPLALFILVVMAALAVTISRTATQTQTSSVQEFTNIQSIYAAESGAQRGMQALFLNTTTRQATDAACASMAINHNFPGVSGLQICTATVNCVCRYRDNTACNSGSAANYATTAAVGVTVSFYTLTSVGVCGSQQFRASRTVQVGSFRE, from the coding sequence ATGTCCCCTGATATTTATTTAATAAAATCATCTGCTCACCAGCGCGGTTTTTTATTGCCGTTAGCGCTGTTTATTTTGGTGGTAATGGCCGCGCTGGCGGTGACTATTTCGCGCACGGCTACGCAAACACAAACGTCCAGCGTCCAGGAATTTACCAACATCCAGTCTATATACGCTGCTGAAAGCGGCGCGCAGCGCGGCATGCAAGCGTTATTTTTAAATACGACGACGCGACAAGCAACCGATGCAGCCTGCGCAAGTATGGCCATTAATCATAATTTCCCCGGCGTCAGTGGGTTGCAAATATGTACCGCAACGGTGAATTGCGTTTGCCGTTATCGCGATAACACTGCTTGTAATTCCGGTTCCGCAGCAAACTATGCAACGACAGCCGCAGTAGGTGTTACAGTGAGCTTTTATACGTTAACGAGTGTCGGAGTTTGCGGTTCCCAACAATTTCGGGCGAGTCGTACAGTACAAGTCGGTTCCTTTCGGGAGTAG
- a CDS encoding DUF6701 domain-containing protein, translating to MVTRINYLKRYRLFITIVVGVFLLSCCLGLQAATYNLTSGSYPPCNTSWSVSGTTYTCNGNGRVTLASGDILTSNTTITISADNGFVLTNNTIGSSTNRINLVANYGAIQSGNTNTIYGNITANSSDITLINTSITGTVTTGGNINLTGGAVTGKITSSSNTITTNGTNLSGGAQAQSGMSITGGTIAGAFVMTANNTATFSGVTMTSGSISGASSVTIQSGSVLGSGSNSITISSNSGPINVNNSTVYGNLTAPNYSTVNITNGGAVYGTCVPNSTPASACNSATTVVDHYRISLTSPAITCEPAAITITAYNSLGNTVNPANGTTITLSTSPATGVWVGGNTFTFTGSASATTKYLQQTSAATLNINVTDGTRTESASYDPSISFVNSALLFSTISTQTAGVSGAFTLRAIRTDNSTGACVAQITGTRNVDLAYECRNPVSCVVGEKLTISNGSVAVDISSNPNNSVVAYQAVSLTFDGSGVASNISSNYSDVGAIRLHGRVSLSASGNNPAITLTGNSNQFVVKPHTLAVSGITTLANVATPGTTTTGAGFVAANEKFKVLIQSRNFSGSPTPNFGNETTSEKNAITLTASTLVHPTGGTLTTLTNTGSFSATTPAGTFVNPDIQWNQVGSIRITPALTDSDYLSAGNIANYSDGNVVAGRFYPDHFTLVNATIASACVGTGFNFSYMGQSFTTQYRVEARSTNETVTTNYHESSSSSSVSSSSAASSTAGCSTGSGTASGTGYANVEWVAENADNCVNLGARVTAPATSWVNGVRQITATGTTNFARQNSTAPDGPFESLQLGLRVTDTLDSRQLQALNMNPNTTGACAGAACTAITLGAPLVMRYGRVRLDDAFGPETATLPVNFLTEFWSGNVFIRNNVDSCTTILRSAISYPSGSIATPTNLTVALTGGTTTGQYGVTAAQNTSVTAANIGFATGSANHSFSTPTGSATGSFTVTVNLASYPWLRFDWDGQSGVPSDVNCALPNTNPSRSPDCNLRANYQFGSYRGHDRVIYWRELFQ from the coding sequence ATGGTTACGCGGATAAATTATTTAAAGCGTTATCGATTATTCATTACCATTGTTGTTGGTGTATTTTTATTGTCCTGTTGTTTGGGGTTGCAGGCGGCGACCTATAATTTAACAAGCGGCTCTTATCCTCCGTGTAATACCAGTTGGAGCGTTTCTGGAACTACTTATACCTGTAATGGGAACGGGCGAGTAACGCTTGCTAGCGGCGATATATTAACGTCCAATACAACAATTACGATTTCTGCCGATAATGGTTTTGTACTTACCAATAACACAATTGGCAGTAGCACCAATCGTATCAATCTTGTCGCTAACTACGGCGCTATCCAATCGGGTAATACGAATACCATATACGGGAACATTACTGCTAACAGTAGTGATATCACGCTGATTAATACCTCGATTACTGGAACCGTAACGACAGGAGGAAATATTAACCTCACTGGCGGTGCGGTTACCGGAAAAATAACCAGCAGTAGCAATACGATTACTACCAATGGCACTAATTTAAGTGGTGGTGCGCAAGCGCAATCAGGTATGAGTATTACCGGTGGGACGATTGCCGGTGCTTTTGTAATGACTGCAAATAATACCGCTACATTTTCCGGCGTGACTATGACCAGTGGCAGCATTAGTGGCGCGAGTTCGGTGACTATTCAAAGTGGTAGTGTACTGGGCTCCGGTTCCAACTCAATTACGATCAGCAGTAATAGTGGCCCGATCAATGTAAACAATTCGACTGTGTATGGAAACCTGACTGCGCCGAATTATTCGACCGTGAATATTACTAACGGCGGTGCTGTTTATGGCACTTGCGTACCCAATTCTACGCCGGCGAGCGCGTGTAATAGTGCTACTACTGTCGTGGATCACTATCGTATTTCCCTCACTAGCCCGGCAATAACCTGTGAACCGGCGGCTATTACGATCACGGCATATAACAGTTTGGGTAATACGGTTAATCCTGCTAATGGCACAACTATTACCTTAAGTACTTCGCCGGCAACAGGCGTTTGGGTTGGGGGGAATACTTTTACATTTACAGGCAGTGCGAGCGCTACAACAAAGTATTTACAACAAACATCTGCGGCAACGCTAAACATTAACGTGACTGATGGTACGCGTACTGAAAGTGCATCCTATGACCCGAGTATCAGCTTTGTTAATTCTGCTTTGCTTTTTTCTACAATTTCTACACAAACAGCGGGTGTAAGTGGTGCTTTTACTCTTCGCGCAATTCGTACCGACAATAGTACAGGCGCTTGTGTGGCCCAAATCACGGGTACACGGAATGTTGATCTAGCTTATGAATGTAGAAATCCAGTGAGCTGCGTTGTCGGGGAGAAGTTAACCATTAGTAATGGTAGTGTAGCTGTAGATATTTCTTCCAATCCGAATAACTCGGTAGTGGCCTATCAAGCAGTTTCCCTAACATTTGATGGGTCCGGCGTCGCGTCAAATATTTCATCTAATTATTCCGATGTGGGCGCTATACGCTTACATGGTCGGGTAAGTTTATCTGCCTCGGGAAATAATCCTGCTATTACGTTGACAGGAAACAGCAATCAGTTTGTGGTTAAACCTCATACGCTGGCAGTGAGTGGTATTACTACACTGGCCAATGTGGCTACACCGGGAACGACAACTACTGGAGCGGGATTTGTTGCCGCCAATGAAAAATTTAAAGTGCTCATACAGTCGCGCAATTTTAGTGGCTCGCCAACGCCAAACTTTGGCAACGAAACGACTTCGGAAAAAAATGCCATTACACTCACTGCGTCCACGCTAGTTCATCCGACGGGCGGAACCTTAACAACCTTAACCAATACCGGTAGTTTTTCTGCAACAACGCCCGCAGGTACTTTTGTAAATCCTGATATTCAGTGGAATCAGGTTGGTAGCATTCGTATTACGCCGGCCCTGACCGATTCCGATTATTTATCGGCCGGCAATATTGCCAATTACAGTGATGGAAACGTTGTGGCAGGGCGCTTTTATCCGGATCATTTTACTTTGGTCAATGCTACGATAGCCTCGGCTTGTGTCGGTACAGGATTTAACTTTAGTTACATGGGGCAAAGCTTCACCACTCAATATCGGGTGGAAGCGCGCAGTACCAATGAAACTGTCACCACCAATTATCATGAGTCCAGTTCAAGTTCCAGCGTGAGTAGCTCTAGTGCGGCCAGTTCAACGGCAGGCTGTTCAACAGGTTCTGGCACTGCGTCTGGAACCGGTTATGCGAATGTTGAATGGGTTGCTGAAAATGCAGATAACTGTGTGAATCTCGGGGCGCGCGTAACTGCACCGGCTACCTCCTGGGTTAACGGGGTGCGGCAAATTACTGCAACGGGCACTACAAATTTTGCTCGGCAAAATTCAACAGCACCTGACGGCCCCTTCGAAAGTTTGCAATTAGGGCTACGCGTAACGGACACCTTGGATTCACGGCAATTACAGGCCTTGAATATGAATCCTAATACCACGGGTGCGTGTGCCGGGGCCGCGTGTACAGCGATAACGCTGGGTGCCCCCTTGGTTATGCGTTACGGGCGAGTGCGACTGGATGACGCTTTTGGGCCTGAAACGGCAACCTTACCCGTTAATTTTTTGACTGAGTTTTGGTCGGGAAATGTTTTTATCAGAAATAATGTTGATAGTTGCACAACAATTTTGCGTAGTGCAATTTCTTATCCATCAGGAAGTATCGCGACGCCGACAAATTTAACCGTTGCATTAACGGGTGGAACAACAACGGGTCAGTATGGTGTTACTGCCGCACAAAACACTTCCGTCACTGCAGCTAATATCGGTTTTGCTACGGGGAGTGCCAATCATTCGTTTTCTACTCCAACTGGTAGTGCGACCGGATCGTTTACCGTTACGGTTAATTTGGCTTCGTATCCCTGGTTGCGGTTTGATTGGGATGGCCAAAGTGGTGTGCCTTCAGATGTAAATTGCGCGCTTCCGAATACAAACCCAAGTCGTAGTCCTGATTGTAATCTGCGCGCCAACTATCAGTTTGGCAGCTACCGCGGACACGACCGCGTAATCTATTGGCGCGAACTATTTCAGTAG
- a CDS encoding DUF2721 domain-containing protein — protein MEMTITTPSLLFPAISLLMLAYTNRFVTLANVIRQLSNLENAPSRDLVIRQIENLRIRMTVIRFMQAFGVLSFVFCTLSMFSLLLAFQVAGMYLFAVSLILLVVSLLFSFYEVNISTKAINIELEKFDAELERRKH, from the coding sequence ATGGAAATGACCATTACCACGCCCAGTTTATTGTTCCCTGCAATTTCGTTGTTGATGCTTGCGTACACCAATCGCTTTGTAACACTCGCCAACGTGATTCGTCAGCTAAGTAATTTGGAAAATGCGCCCAGCCGTGATTTGGTAATTCGTCAAATCGAAAACCTGCGCATACGTATGACGGTAATTCGGTTTATGCAGGCGTTCGGTGTTTTGTCATTTGTGTTCTGTACGCTGTCGATGTTTTCGCTGCTATTAGCCTTTCAGGTGGCGGGGATGTACCTATTTGCTGTGAGTTTAATTCTGCTGGTGGTCTCTTTATTGTTTTCTTTTTATGAAGTGAATATCTCAACCAAAGCGATCAATATTGAGTTAGAAAAGTTTGATGCTGAATTGGAGCGCCGCAAGCACTAG
- a CDS encoding glycine cleavage system protein R, with product MNTQLVLTVLCDDRPGVVEQLAQTISQHQGNWLESRMAQLAGKFAGILQVAVAKEHQDQLRAALNELGSKGFKIVVDNAITTSKPDSREFSFSVVGNDRPGIVREIAQAFAARHINMGELETACSSMPWSGEPLFEATGVIEVPKTVDMNELYDYLDKIADELAVDIRLESSTERNS from the coding sequence GTGAACACGCAACTCGTATTAACTGTCCTTTGTGATGACCGTCCCGGCGTAGTAGAACAACTTGCGCAAACCATCAGCCAACACCAGGGGAATTGGCTGGAAAGCCGCATGGCGCAATTAGCGGGCAAATTTGCCGGCATTCTGCAAGTTGCTGTCGCCAAAGAGCATCAGGATCAGCTGCGCGCCGCTTTGAATGAGCTGGGTAGCAAAGGCTTCAAAATTGTTGTCGATAATGCGATTACCACCTCCAAGCCAGACAGCCGCGAATTCAGCTTTAGCGTTGTCGGTAATGATCGCCCGGGCATTGTACGCGAAATCGCCCAGGCGTTCGCTGCGCGCCATATAAACATGGGTGAATTGGAAACGGCCTGCTCAAGCATGCCTTGGTCCGGCGAGCCGCTATTCGAAGCGACCGGGGTGATTGAAGTCCCAAAAACTGTGGATATGAATGAACTTTATGACTATCTTGACAAAATTGCCGACGAACTAGCGGTTGATATTCGACTGGAATCCTCAACCGAGCGCAATAGCTAA
- a CDS encoding YheU family protein, producing the protein MIIPYEQLSSDALQGLIEEFITREGTDYGEEEIPLSVKVEQIRQLLKRREVVVVFDTATESVSILPRRDAELLGQE; encoded by the coding sequence ATGATTATTCCCTATGAGCAATTATCGAGCGACGCATTGCAAGGATTGATTGAGGAATTCATTACCCGCGAGGGCACCGATTACGGTGAGGAAGAAATACCGCTCAGTGTAAAAGTTGAACAAATCAGGCAGTTGCTTAAACGACGTGAAGTCGTGGTGGTATTTGATACTGCCACTGAATCGGTCAGCATTTTGCCGCGTCGCGATGCGGAGTTACTCGGGCAAGAATAG
- the rlmM gene encoding 23S rRNA (cytidine(2498)-2'-O)-methyltransferase RlmM translates to MNHLFLHCRPGFEKECAAEITDLAGELGIYGYSKTKESSAYILFVTHEPDGASQLIKMLRFRKFIFARQWFACAEMISDLPVADRVTPLLAGAQGFGEVRELVIETVDTNEGKELSGLCKKFTAPFEKAMRAASLFSAKSNMRMHLVFISGTQAYLGVSPVNNSSPWPMGITRLRLPKEAPSRATLKLEEAWHHFIAAEDWDERLGAGMRAVDLGAAPGGWTWQLVRRGMFVEAVDNGPMDKNLMETGQVTHMLSDGFLYEPKKPVDWLVCDIVDKPARVTSMIIKWFTKKYCREAVFNLKLPMKQRYMEVKKCEERIVSELEKAGFRVDIQFKQLYHDREEVTGHLRVF, encoded by the coding sequence GTGAATCATTTATTTTTACATTGTCGTCCCGGGTTTGAAAAAGAGTGTGCCGCAGAAATCACTGATCTTGCGGGTGAGTTGGGTATTTACGGCTACAGTAAGACCAAAGAGAGTAGTGCCTATATTTTATTCGTCACTCACGAGCCCGATGGAGCCAGTCAGCTTATTAAAATGCTGCGTTTTCGGAAATTTATTTTTGCTCGCCAGTGGTTTGCTTGTGCTGAAATGATCAGTGATTTGCCAGTAGCGGATCGTGTAACGCCATTGCTTGCCGGGGCGCAGGGATTTGGTGAGGTGCGCGAGTTAGTGATCGAGACTGTCGATACTAATGAGGGCAAAGAACTTTCAGGCTTGTGCAAAAAATTCACCGCACCGTTTGAAAAAGCAATGCGTGCGGCATCCTTGTTCTCTGCGAAAAGCAACATGCGCATGCATCTGGTGTTTATTTCGGGAACTCAAGCTTATCTTGGTGTAAGTCCGGTAAATAATTCATCGCCTTGGCCGATGGGTATTACCCGCTTGCGTTTGCCCAAAGAGGCGCCCAGTCGTGCAACCTTAAAACTGGAAGAGGCGTGGCATCACTTTATTGCGGCGGAAGATTGGGATGAGCGTTTGGGCGCTGGTATGCGTGCTGTGGATCTTGGTGCTGCTCCAGGTGGTTGGACTTGGCAGTTGGTACGGCGGGGGATGTTTGTTGAGGCAGTTGATAATGGCCCAATGGATAAAAATCTAATGGAAACCGGGCAGGTAACGCACATGCTAAGTGATGGTTTTTTGTATGAACCCAAAAAGCCGGTAGATTGGTTGGTGTGCGATATTGTTGATAAGCCCGCGCGCGTTACGAGTATGATTATTAAGTGGTTCACTAAAAAATATTGTCGTGAAGCGGTTTTTAATTTAAAACTGCCGATGAAGCAACGCTATATGGAAGTAAAAAAATGTGAAGAGCGAATAGTTTCTGAACTCGAAAAGGCGGGGTTTCGCGTGGATATTCAATTTAAGCAGTTGTATCACGATCGCGAAGAAGTAACCGGGCACTTGCGAGTTTTTTAA
- the tusA gene encoding sulfurtransferase TusA produces the protein MNEQIDKTLDTSGLLCPEPVMMLHKAVKEVAIGNLIEVIATDPSTQRDIPKFCLFLGHELVEQKKNESQYLYYIRKNK, from the coding sequence ATGAATGAACAAATTGATAAAACTTTGGATACCTCTGGTTTGCTTTGCCCGGAACCGGTAATGATGTTGCATAAGGCTGTCAAAGAAGTGGCGATTGGCAATCTTATTGAAGTGATTGCAACCGATCCGTCAACACAGCGCGATATTCCAAAATTCTGTTTGTTTCTCGGGCATGAATTGGTTGAGCAGAAGAAAAACGAATCGCAGTATCTGTATTACATTCGCAAAAATAAATAA
- a CDS encoding IS1182 family transposase: protein MLKEPAPRQHTLEMVILEDLVPADHLLRKIDKYINFEFIRDQVRHLYCDNNGRPAVDPVLLFKMLFIGYLFGVRSERQLVREVQVNVAYRWFLGLSLTDKIIDASTFSQQRRRRFLATDIEQQIFDEIVRQAIGHGLVGGDVLYTDSTHMKANANKKKFEIHTVTQTPTDYLTALEVAIDEDRIANGKAPLKEKAGDTEPKTRDIKVSTTDPDSGYLTREGKPQGFYYLDHRTVDGKYNIITDTHVTPSNVHDSKPYLARLDRQLTAFNIYPYTVGLDAGYKTAGICKGLEDRNIEGVIGYRRPNKAEGLFARRKFVFDADQNHYTCPAGQLISYNTTNRLGYREYRSDSEQCKRCPFLDQCTRSRNHTKVITRHVWQDSVERTDARRLTEQGKRIYQRRKETVERSFADAKQLHGHRYARYRGLRRVSGQCLLAAACQNMKKIALLLARFYNPLVVLGLVQALWILISRFIEKNERIGNQSPEMRLMHSAS, encoded by the coding sequence ATGCTCAAAGAACCTGCGCCGCGCCAACACACACTGGAAATGGTGATCCTTGAGGATCTCGTTCCGGCTGACCATCTACTGCGCAAAATCGACAAGTACATCAACTTCGAATTTATCCGCGACCAAGTCCGCCATTTATATTGCGATAACAACGGCCGCCCTGCAGTTGATCCGGTGTTGTTATTTAAAATGCTGTTTATTGGTTATTTGTTTGGTGTGCGCAGCGAGCGGCAGTTAGTGCGCGAGGTGCAAGTGAATGTGGCATATCGTTGGTTTTTGGGGTTGAGTCTCACGGATAAAATCATTGATGCCTCCACCTTTAGCCAGCAACGTCGGCGCCGGTTTTTAGCGACTGATATTGAGCAACAAATTTTTGATGAGATTGTTCGCCAAGCAATTGGCCACGGCTTGGTGGGCGGCGATGTGCTTTACACCGACAGCACCCACATGAAAGCCAATGCCAATAAAAAGAAGTTTGAAATTCACACCGTCACGCAAACGCCGACGGATTATTTAACCGCGTTGGAAGTGGCGATTGATGAAGACCGAATTGCCAACGGCAAAGCCCCACTAAAAGAAAAAGCGGGCGATACCGAGCCAAAAACCCGCGACATTAAAGTCAGCACCACTGATCCCGATAGTGGTTATTTAACACGCGAAGGCAAGCCCCAAGGATTTTATTATCTCGACCATCGCACCGTGGATGGTAAATACAACATCATCACGGACACCCACGTCACACCGAGCAACGTGCATGACAGCAAACCTTATTTGGCACGCCTGGATCGCCAATTAACGGCCTTCAATATTTATCCGTACACGGTGGGATTGGATGCAGGCTACAAAACTGCAGGCATCTGCAAAGGTTTGGAAGATCGCAATATTGAGGGCGTTATTGGCTATCGCCGCCCCAACAAAGCGGAAGGCTTATTTGCCAGGCGCAAATTTGTGTTTGATGCCGATCAGAATCATTACACCTGTCCGGCGGGTCAGTTGATTTCATATAACACCACCAACCGATTGGGCTATCGCGAATACCGCTCCGATTCAGAGCAATGCAAACGCTGTCCGTTTTTGGATCAATGCACGCGCAGTCGCAACCACACCAAAGTCATCACACGCCATGTGTGGCAAGACAGTGTGGAGCGCACTGATGCGCGACGACTCACCGAGCAAGGCAAACGGATTTATCAACGCAGAAAGGAAACGGTGGAGCGCAGCTTTGCCGACGCGAAACAATTGCACGGTCATAGATATGCACGTTATCGCGGCTTGCGTCGCGTGAGTGGCCAGTGTTTGTTGGCGGCTGCGTGCCAGAATATGAAGAAGATAGCGCTGTTGCTGGCGCGTTTTTATAATCCATTGGTGGTGTTAGGCCTTGTTCAAGCGCTGTGGATACTTATATCGCGTTTTATCGAGAAAAATGAACGGATTGGAAATCAATCGCCAGAAATGCGGTTGATGCACAGCGCGAGCTAA